A section of the Polyangium spumosum genome encodes:
- a CDS encoding inorganic diphosphatase codes for MHPLHDIHVVPSTISDFVPAVIEIPRGSKLKYELDKRTGLLMLDRVLYSSVHYPANYGFIPQTHAGDGDPLDILVLMQEPVHPLTIVRARPVGGFRMRDDKGVDDKIVAVAIDDPAYAHYEDATALPPHVLAEIRRFFQDYKILEGKISEVDDLYDRKRAVEVIAESLATYRKDAAWDKP; via the coding sequence ATGCATCCGCTTCACGATATCCACGTCGTCCCCTCCACCATTTCGGACTTCGTCCCCGCGGTGATCGAGATCCCGCGGGGATCCAAGCTCAAGTACGAGCTCGACAAGCGCACGGGCCTGCTCATGCTCGACCGCGTCCTTTACTCGTCGGTCCACTATCCCGCGAACTACGGCTTCATCCCGCAGACGCACGCGGGCGACGGCGACCCGCTCGACATCCTCGTCTTGATGCAGGAGCCCGTTCATCCCCTGACCATCGTGCGCGCCCGGCCGGTGGGCGGGTTTCGGATGCGTGACGACAAGGGCGTCGACGACAAGATCGTCGCCGTGGCGATCGACGATCCTGCGTATGCCCATTACGAGGACGCGACGGCCCTCCCGCCGCACGTCCTCGCCGAGATCCGGCGCTTCTTTCAGGATTACAAGATCCTCGAGGGCAAGATCAGCGAGGTCGACGACCTCTACGATCGCAAGCGCGCCGTCGAGGTGATCGCCGAGTCGCTCGCCACGTACCGGAAGGACGCGGCCTGGGACAAACCCTGA